From Paenibacillus physcomitrellae, the proteins below share one genomic window:
- a CDS encoding DEAD/DEAH box helicase, translating to MSTFSEFGLEPKVLQAITELGFEEATPIQAKSIPFAMEGRDLIGQAQTGTGKTAAFGLPLINKIPREEERIVALIMAPTRELAIQVAEEIGKLSRFKGIRSLPIYGGQDISRQIRALKKKPQIIIGTPGRLLDHINRKTIRLDDVQTVILDEADEMLDMGFMEDIQAILKMVPDERQTMLFSATMPPNIQKLAQQFLKNPEHVSVIPKQVSAPLIDQAYIEVNERQKFDALSRLLDMESPELAIVFGRTKRRVDELAEALQKRGYSADGLHGDLSQNQRDTVMRKFRDGSIDVLVATDVAARGLDVSGVTHVVNFDLPQDPESYVHRIGRTGRAGKEGAAYSFVTPREIDHLHFIERVTRHRIPRKPLPSIAEAIEGKQRITAERLIDIVESGELNEYKGIAIQLLEQYDSVNLLAAAIKLVTGGDKNENSHIELTPEEPIRVKRRKPDIRSSGRKPSGYGNRSNGGGSYKRDNREGRGFGSGKGGYSKEGGGRDYNRSSSYDRKPRPSGGGERRPYNRSEENK from the coding sequence TTGAGCACATTCTCAGAATTCGGCCTTGAGCCAAAGGTATTGCAAGCTATTACGGAACTTGGTTTTGAAGAAGCGACACCCATTCAGGCTAAATCCATTCCGTTTGCAATGGAAGGCAGAGACCTGATTGGCCAGGCACAAACGGGTACAGGTAAGACAGCTGCATTTGGTCTTCCATTGATTAACAAGATTCCACGGGAAGAAGAACGCATCGTTGCACTGATCATGGCCCCTACTCGTGAGCTTGCGATTCAGGTTGCTGAAGAGATCGGCAAATTGTCCCGTTTCAAAGGAATCCGTTCCCTGCCTATTTACGGCGGTCAGGATATCTCCCGTCAGATCCGCGCTTTGAAGAAGAAGCCGCAAATTATCATCGGTACACCAGGCCGTTTGCTGGACCATATTAATCGTAAAACCATCAGACTGGACGACGTGCAAACGGTTATTCTTGATGAAGCGGATGAAATGCTGGACATGGGCTTCATGGAAGACATTCAGGCGATCTTGAAAATGGTTCCGGATGAGCGCCAAACAATGTTATTCTCTGCTACAATGCCGCCGAATATCCAAAAGCTGGCACAGCAATTTTTGAAAAATCCGGAGCATGTATCCGTGATCCCTAAACAAGTCAGCGCTCCTTTGATCGACCAGGCTTATATCGAAGTGAACGAACGTCAGAAATTCGATGCCTTGTCCCGCTTGCTTGATATGGAATCCCCTGAGCTTGCTATCGTCTTCGGCCGGACCAAACGCCGGGTTGACGAACTTGCCGAAGCTTTGCAGAAGCGTGGTTACTCTGCGGACGGCCTGCATGGCGACTTGTCCCAGAATCAGCGCGATACCGTAATGCGCAAATTCCGTGACGGCAGCATCGATGTCCTGGTAGCAACAGACGTTGCAGCCCGCGGTCTCGACGTTTCCGGTGTAACGCATGTCGTTAACTTTGACCTTCCGCAGGATCCGGAAAGTTATGTTCACCGTATCGGTCGTACAGGCCGTGCCGGTAAAGAAGGCGCAGCTTATTCCTTCGTTACCCCGCGCGAAATCGATCATCTGCATTTCATTGAACGGGTAACACGCCACCGCATTCCACGCAAACCTTTGCCAAGTATTGCTGAGGCAATTGAAGGCAAACAACGGATTACGGCTGAACGTTTGATCGATATCGTGGAAAGCGGAGAGCTGAACGAATATAAAGGGATTGCGATTCAATTGCTGGAGCAATATGATTCCGTCAACCTGCTTGCAGCAGCCATCAAACTGGTGACAGGCGGCGACAAGAACGAGAACTCTCATATCGAGCTGACTCCGGAAGAGCCAATTCGCGTGAAACGCCGCAAACCGGATATCCGTTCCAGCGGACGCAAGCCTTCCGGCTACGGCAACCGCAGCAACGGCGGCGGTTCTTACAAACGGGACAACCGTGAAGGCCGCGGCTTCGGCAGCGGCAAAGGCGGTTACAGCAAAGAAGGCGGCGGTCGTGACTACAATCGTTCGTCCTCCTATGACCGTAAACCTCGTCCAAGCGGCGGCGGCGAACGCCGGCCATACAACCGCAGTGAAGAGAACAAATAA